From the genome of Salvelinus fontinalis isolate EN_2023a unplaced genomic scaffold, ASM2944872v1 scaffold_0113, whole genome shotgun sequence:
gaagtggtacgatctgtaactcctagctgtgtaaacaggaagtggtacgatctgtaactcctagctgtgtaaacaggaagtggtacgatctgtaactcctagctgtgtaaacaggaagtggtacgatctgtaactcctagctgggtaaacaggaagtggtacgatctgtaactcctagctgggtaaacaggaagtggtacgatctgtaactcctagctgtgtaaacaggaagtggtacgatctgtaactcctagctgggtaaacaggaagtggtacgatctgtaactcctagctgggtaaacaggaagtggtacgatctgtaactcctagctgtgtaagcaggaagtggtacgatctgtaactcctagctgtgtaagcaggaagtggtacgatctgtaactcctagctgggtaaacaggaagtggtacgatctgtaactcctagctgggtaaacaggaagtggtacgatctgtaactcctagctgggtaaacaggaagtggtacgatctgtaactcctagctgtgtaagcaggaagtggtacgatctgtaactcctagctgtgtaagcaggaagtggtacgatctgtaactcctagctgggtaagcaggaagtggtacgatctgtaactcctagctgggtaaacaggaagtggtacgatctgtaactcctagctgggtaaacaggaagtggtacgatctgtaactcctagctgtgtaaacaggaagtggtacgatctgtaactcctagctgtgtaaacaggaagtggtacgatctgtaactcctagctgtgtaaacaggaagtggtacgatctgtaactcctagctgggtaaacaggaagtggtacgatctgtaactcctagctgggtaaacaggaagtggtacgatctgtaactcctagctgtgtaaacaggaagtggtacgatctgtaactcctagctgggtaaacaggaagtggtacgatctgtaactcctagctgggtaaacaggaagtggtacgatctgtaactcctagctgggtaaacaggaagtggtacgatctgtaactcctagctgggtaaacaggaagtggtacgatctgtaactcctagctgtgtaagcaggaagtggtacgatctgtaactcctagctgtgtaagcaggaagtggtacgatctgtaactcctagctgggtaagcaggaagtggtacgatctgtaactcctagctgggtaaacaggaagtggtacgatctgtaactcctagctgggtaaacaggaagtggtacgatctgtaactcctagctgtgtaaacaggaagtggtacgatctgtaactcctagctgtgtaaacaggaagtggtacgatctgtaactcctagctgtgtaaacaggaagtggtacgatctgtaactcctagctgtgtaaacaggaagtggtacgatctctaactcctagctgggtaaacaggaagtggtacgatctgtaactcctagctgtgtaaacaggaagtggtacgatctgtaactcctagctgtgtaaacaggaagtggtacgatctgtaactcctagctgtgtaaacaggaagtggtacgatctgcaactcctagctgggtaaacaggaagtggtacgatctgtaactcctagctgggtaaacaggaagtggtacgatctgtaactcctagctgtgtaaacaggaagtggtacgatctgtaactcctagctgtgtaaacaggaagtggtacgatctgtaactcctagctgtgtaaacaggaagtggtacgatctgcaactcctagctgggtaaacaggaagtggtacgatctgtaactcctagctgggtaaacaggaagtggtacgatctgtaactcctagctgtgtaaacaggaagtggtacgatctgtaactcctagctgtgtaaacaggaagtggtacgatctgtaactcctagctgtgtaaacaggaagtggtacgatctgtaactcctagctgtgtaaacaggaagtggtacgatctgtaactcctagctgtgtaaacaggaagtggtacgatctgtaactcctagctgtgtaaacaggaagtggtacgatctgtaactcctagctgtgtaaacaggaagtgctacgatctgtaactcctagctgtgtaagcaggaagtggtacgatctgtaactcctagctgtgtaaacaggaagtggtacgatctgtaactcctagctgtgtaaacaggaagtggtacgatctgtaactcctagctgtgtaaacaggaagtggtacgatctgtaactcctagctgtgtaaacaggaagtggtacgatctgtaactcctagctgtgtaaacaggaagtggtacgatctgtaactcctagctgtgtaaacaggaagtggtacgatctgtaactcctagctgggtaaacaggaagtggtacgatctgtaactcctagctgggtaaacaggaagtggtacgatctgtaactcctagctgtgtaaacaggaagtggtacgatctgtaactcctagctgtgtaaacaggaagtggtacgatctgtaactcctagctgtgtaaacaggaagtggtacgatctgtaactcctagctgtgtaaacaggaagtggtacgatctgtaactcctagctgtgtaagcaggaagtggtacgatctgtaactcctagctgtgtAAGCAGGAAGTGGTAGTTGGAGCATTAATACCTGGATGACAGGTAGAGACGAGTGCTTCTTCTCCAGTCTCTTGACGTAGGCCGCCAGTTCCAGAGCCTCCTCGTAGTAGCCATTCCGGACGCAGGTGTCCATCAGCTGAGGTATCTCTAAGATCTCCAGGATCTCTGTGTGGCGGTTCAGAGTCAGGCTGTTCATCCTCCGGCTCACCCCGATGTCCTCCGCCTCCTTCACAAAACCCCTAAAGGAGAGGATAGACACCAACAGGTTCTTCATCATGTCAGCAGTCCGTCATAATAAACACTGTTATAACAGTCCATAAAACACTGTTATAACAGtccataacactgttataacagtccataacactgttataacagtcCATAACACACACTGTTATAACAGTCCATAACACACACTGTTATAACAGTCCATAACACACACTGTTATAACAGTCCATAACACACACTGTTATAACAGTCCATAACACACACTGTTATAACAGTCCATAACACACACTGTTATAACAGTCCATAACACACACTGTTATAACAGTCCATAACACACACTGTTATAACAGTCCATAACACACACTGTTATAACAGTCCATAACACACACTGTTATAACAGTCCATAATACACACTGTTATAACAGTCCATAATACACACTGTTATAACAGTCCGTAATAAACACTGTTATAACAGTCCGTAATAAACACTGTTATAACAGTTCGTAATAAACACTTATAACAGTTCATGGAACAGTAACATTCAACGAGATCTAGTGTTGGTTCTAGACAGACGTGAGCccggtaccagtctgtttgttcTAGATAGACGTGAGCccggtaccagtctgtttgttcTAGATAGACGTGAGCccggtaccagtctgtttgttcTAGACAGACGTGAGCCCGGTACCAGTCTGTTGATTCTAGATAGACGTGAGCCCGGTACCAGTCTGTCTGTTCTAGACAGACGTGAGCCCGGTACCAGTCTTTTTGTTCTAGACAGACGTGAGCccggtaccagtctgtttgttcTAGACAGACGTGAGCccggtaccagtctgtttgttcTAGACAGACGTGAGCCCGGTACCAGACTTTTTGTTCTAGACAGACGTGAGCCCGGTACCAGGATGTTTGTTCCAGATAGATGTGAGCCCGGTACCAGTCGGTTTGTGCTCTTGCCAAGTATATTGCTGTCTGGGCAGTATATTGCTGTCCTTGTCAAGCCAAACATGACAATaagtgacaaggagttggcatgataaCACAAACAGACTGGAACTCAGGCTAGAGTTGGCATGATTGGCCGTTCTGGCCGCAAATTGGCCGTTCTGGCCGCAAGTTGGCCGTTCTGGCCGCAAGTTGGCCGTTCTGGCCGCAAGTTGGCCGTTCTGGCTGCAAGTTGGCTGAGCTGATAGAATGAACGACCAGCCAGCTGGGTAACAACCCTCTATATGTCGGGACTAACGTCatattgtggaaggatgaaatagtacgaataaattcatcaaaatacaGTTGAATGAAAATATTATTTGAATATGATGGTAACACGTTACATAGAAGTGATAATGCCCACGaaaccggtgtttggaggatacgttggcacggtttgccggtgttgtgccgaaaatctcccCCCTGCCAGAATCCCCCCCCCCTTCCCGTTCTTCACTGCTGCGacttgctagttgagatttctgctctTCACTCCGTTGTCAGTTTAACCTACATTTCACTGATTTTAGTAGCAGAAAGCATTTCtgtctgcagttttcggtttggctatttgtttcaagtgtttGTGGTGTTCTGGCTTGTATGCCGCCCTGGGTGAACCCCCCCTTCAGCGCCCGCACCCGGTGCCcccggcaagatgccgccctgggcGGCTGCCCACGTCGGCCGTATCTAAACCCGCAACTGATtttgtattagtctataaataaatctctttgccaaaatacgtcatctctcccatgtcttattcgactagtatCTTTGAAAGTGTAAGGATAATAATTCGGTcatagttgttctgaaatgtttattgcttgccaacattttactctctcctctatgtttaatataataattattaatTTCGGTTGTCTATCCTGACGTGAAGCTTGTTCTATATTAAGTATTTGACTgtagccacaaaattaaggaaattagaaagGGGGGTTCTGGCAAGGGGGAGATTGTCGACCGAACACCTGtgtcaatatatcctccaaacaccggtttCTCGGGCACTATCACGTAAATAACATGACATGTCAAAACGACAAAGAGTATTTGGTTAACTTTACCACTAACCTGCATTTTTCACCGAAGCTGGGCAACTTGTCGAGGAGTTTGGAAACACTGCTTTCCACACGGCCAAAGTCTCGGTAAATCTCCTCGGTGCAGTCCGCGGTGCGGATGAACGTCTTGTAGTTGGAGAAGGCGAGCTCCCGGGTCTGCTGCAGTATCTGCGCCCTCTCCTCCGCCAACCGCTCCGGTTCACGGTTTAATTTCTCCACGCCAAACGAACTGAGCTCTGACAAGTAGGCTGCGAAGTCGGGGTTGTCTCTCCAGTTGTCTGGAAAGCTGTCTTTAAATATTGAAGCCAGAATACTCTCATCTTCCACGTCCACAGCGGTCATATTGGAAAGCTGTCACTTCAATACTTCATCTGAATTGTCGTCTTACCGACTCCGATttacagcctttacacaggagtACGAAAACAGGTCGTTAAAATACAATGTAAGCGTCTGATGTCTTTTAAATGGCAATTTAATTCGCAATTTGTCTAAAATTCTAGTCGCTCGCAAACACCAGAACACAACATCAACAGGCGCATGATTTTGACGTCACTATTACATCCACTTCCGTTTTCATGCGCATGAATTTCCGCTCACTATCCCCACGCTGCAGCGTTTATCAAGCTACATTCAGTGAGCACAATAATATTGTAAGGAAATTAGCGAATTATTTACCAAGATGAGGCCTTTAACAGACGACGAGACAAAAACGATGtttgagaaactctccaaatagtGAGTATTGACATGTGATCATGAAAGACAAGGCTGACGTTATTTTGAAACTGCCATGTCTGTTCAGACTAGCGCCATGCTTGATCAACCAACTCGTGTAGTTTTGCCTGCTAGTTAGTGCACAGGGTTGATAAACACCAGTCCATATCCGGTCTCTTTGGTGCTATGCTCATGATGACAGTCTTTAACCTGCACTAGTTATGCTTCTCAGCAAGCTGGCTAATACGTCGTCTGAGTAGATAGACAACGTACCATTTCAAATCACTTGCTGTGTAGATGGCAAGTGATTTGAAATGGTCTGAAATTCTCTGAATCTACATTGACAATGTGTGACACCTTCCTCTGTCCACAGCATTGGTGAGAACATCAAACTCCTGGTGGATCGACCCGATGGGACGTATTGCTTCAGACTTCACAATGACCGGGTATATTACATCAGGTAAACAACGCTACAGAGCTGCTGTTACCTATGTTACCTATACTTAAATATTACCTATGGATATTATAAAGCAGGTTACTTCATGATCATCTCTTTTTGGGTAGTTAAGATATTGTCTTATTTCCACTTTTTTTTTGTATCAGTGAGAAAATTTTGAAGTTGGCTACCAACATCTCCCGCGATAAGTTGGTGTCGGTGGGTACCTGCTTTGGGAAGTTCACCAAGACCATTAAGTTCCGCCTGCACATCACAGCACTGGACTTCCTGGCACCATATGCCAAGGTAAACAAGAAGCAGGAAGCCCTCTGACCTCTCACTATGTCTAATGATAACCACAGCCATGTTAGAAGGTAAACAAGAAGCAGGAAGTCCTCTCACTGTGTATAATGATAACCACAGCCATGTTAGAAGGTAAACAAGAAGCAGGAAGTCCTCTCACTATGTATAATGATAACCACAGCCATGTTAGAAGGTAAACAAGAAGCAGGAAGTCCTCTCACTGTGTATAATGATAACCACAGCCATGTTAGAAGGTAAACAAGAAGCAGGAAGTCCTCTCACTGTGTATAATGATAACCACAGCCATGTTAGAAGGTAAGCAGGAAGTCCTCTCACTGTGTATAATGATAACCACAGTCATGTTAGAAGGTAAACAAGAAGCAGGAAGTCCTCTCACTGTGTATAATGATAACCACAGCCATGTTAGAAGGTAAACAAGAAGCAGGAAGTCCTCTCACTATGTCTAATGATAACCACAGCCATGTTAGAAGTGTAGATATATTGTTAATGTTTTAGCAATTTAACTGGGCAtgtcagttttaagaacaaattcttattttcaatgacggccttggaacagtgggttaactgccttgttcaggggcagagcaacctattttttaaaacattgtcagctcggggattagatccagaaacctttcggttactggcccaacgctctaaccacttggctac
Proteins encoded in this window:
- the LOC129843320 gene encoding 60S ribosome subunit biogenesis protein NIP7 homolog, which produces MRPLTDDETKTMFEKLSKYIGENIKLLVDRPDGTYCFRLHNDRVYYISEKILKLATNISRDKLVSVGTCFGKFTKTIKFRLHITALDFLAPYAKFKVWVKPGQEQSFLYGNHVLKSGLGRITENTNQYQGVVVYSMADVPLGFGVAAKSTQECRRVDPMSIVVFHQADIGEFIRCEDTLT